One Clupea harengus chromosome 11, Ch_v2.0.2, whole genome shotgun sequence DNA window includes the following coding sequences:
- the fxyd6l gene encoding FXYD domain containing ion transport regulator 6 like isoform X2, giving the protein MDLSVVVAFCSCLVPVLASSMRNDGTDDYDSPFRYDYESLRIGGLVFAATICILGIVLVFSKKCQCKSNKQSRAGSADPEAPTLNS; this is encoded by the exons ATGGATCTGTCTGTGGTGGTTGCATTCTGCTCTTGTCTAGTGCCTGTTTTGG CTTCTTCAATGAGGAATGATGGAACGGATG aCTATGACAGCCCTTTTCGTTATG ACTATGAGTCTCTGCGCATTGGAGGGCTGGTGTTTGCTGCCACCATCTGCATCCTGGGGATTGTGCTTGTCTTCA GCAAAAAATGTCAGTGCAAGTCAAACAAGCAATCAAG GGCAGGCAGTGCTGATCCAGAGGCTCCAACCCTGAACA GTTAA
- the fxyd6l gene encoding FXYD domain containing ion transport regulator 6 like isoform X1 — protein MDLSVVVAFCSCLVPVLGSAFGREMPASSMRNDGTDDYDSPFRYDYESLRIGGLVFAATICILGIVLVFSKKCQCKSNKQSRAGSADPEAPTLNS, from the exons ATGGATCTGTCTGTGGTGGTTGCATTCTGCTCTTGTCTAGTGCCTGTTTTGG gatcAGCTTTTGGCAGGGAAATGCCCG CTTCTTCAATGAGGAATGATGGAACGGATG aCTATGACAGCCCTTTTCGTTATG ACTATGAGTCTCTGCGCATTGGAGGGCTGGTGTTTGCTGCCACCATCTGCATCCTGGGGATTGTGCTTGTCTTCA GCAAAAAATGTCAGTGCAAGTCAAACAAGCAATCAAG GGCAGGCAGTGCTGATCCAGAGGCTCCAACCCTGAACA GTTAA
- the fxyd7 gene encoding FXYD domain containing ion transport regulator 7 isoform X2, translating into MSTTSESQFADQSAFEYDYYTLQTTGVILGFVMFVAGILIALSKKLKCSKSSNPVEATPVPKTEVPPQTV; encoded by the exons ATGTCAACTACATCAG AATCCCAGTTTGCGGACCAAAGTGCGTTCGAGTATG ATTATTACACACTACAGACGACAGGTGTCATCCTCGGATTCGTCATGTTCGTGGCCGGGATTCTTATAGCTCTGA GTAAAAAATTGAAATGCTCAAAATCCTCCAA CCCTGTGGAAGCAACCCCGGTACCCAAGACAGAAG TGCCTCCTCAGACTGTGTGA
- the fxyd7 gene encoding FXYD domain containing ion transport regulator 7 isoform X1 yields the protein MSTTSESQFADQSAFEYDYYTLQTTGVILGFVMFVAGILIALTLWKQPRYPRQKCLLRLCERSCARQHWRELLQELIMGNLNYTECMATSISTMCGPLFQVHFSKRMHPFVYSTVTWSI from the exons ATGTCAACTACATCAG AATCCCAGTTTGCGGACCAAAGTGCGTTCGAGTATG ATTATTACACACTACAGACGACAGGTGTCATCCTCGGATTCGTCATGTTCGTGGCCGGGATTCTTATAGCTCTGA CCCTGTGGAAGCAACCCCGGTACCCAAGACAGAAG TGCCTCCTCAGACTGTGTGAGAGAAGCTGTGCGCGTCAGCACTGGAGGGAGCTGTTGCAGGAGCTGATTATGGGAAATCTAAATTACACTGAGTGCATGGCAACCAGCATCTCCACAATGTGTGGCCCTCTTTTCCAGGTTCATTTTTCCAAAAGAATGCATCCGTTTGTATATAGCACAGTAACCTGGTCGATATAG
- the LOC105891756 gene encoding NF-kappa-B inhibitor delta → MASTSMVHTDPVAWVTGPRQQSCAAAAPTPVSSTVSGLEGYGRQLDGRTLEEARSFIQRMDYSTTTWQDDDDDTILHIYTAKGLREYAYAAAEKLKELGKLDSKEHKGKTALLVAVAANQPDIVQDLISLGADVGVCDVKGQTALHLAATYGFPRVMQIILFMGLQVNLEARNFEGLTPLHCAAISHSATMKAVAFPSSNPAAWLGERNDKFLCLDLLLNAGASLLSQEIKSNKTLLHLAVKEGNVHLVRYLLSIRPDEMQAIINMKAHGHTALHMAAGLHGSPYQEELIRLLLQHGADPSTRNLENDQPAHLLQSGDTGDKLKLILKRRGTSSRRRITSLQDQD, encoded by the exons ATGGCCTCCACTAGCATGGTTCACACTGACCCAGTGGCCTGGGTGACAGGCCCCAGGCAGCAGAGCTGTGCTGCGGCCGCCCCCACCCCAGTCTCCTCCACTGTCTCTGGTCTGGAGGGCTACGGCAGACAGCTGGATGGGAGGACCCTGGAGGAGGCACGCAGCTTCATCCAGAGGATGGACTACAGCACTACCACATggcaggatgatgatgatgacac GATTCTACATATCTATACAGCAAAAGGCCTGAGGGAATATGCTTATGCTGCTGCTGAAAAACTCAAAGAGCTCGGGAAGCTGGACTCCAAGGAACACAAGGGGAAG ACCGCCCTGCTGGTTGCTGTTGCTGCCAACCAGCCTGACATTGTCCAGGATCTGATCTCTCTTGGtgctgatgttggtgtgtgtgatgtcaaaggtcaaacagCCCTGCACCTCGCTGCTACTTATGGCTTCCCGAGAGTCATGCAG ATAATCCTCTTCATGGGATTGCAAGTTAACTTGGAGGCTCGGAATTTTGAAG GGCTGACTCCGCTCCACTGTGCCGCGATCTCCCACAGTGCCACCATGAAGGCCGTGGCCTTCCCCTCCTCTAATCCCGCGGCTTGGCTGGGAGAGAGAAACGAcaagtttttgtgtctggatcTCCTGCTGAATGCTGGGGCGTCCTTACTGAGTCAA GAAATCAAAAGTAATAAGACGCTTCTTCATCTTGCTGTAAAAGAGGGAAACGTGCATCTGGTGCGTTACTTGCTGAGTATCCGCCCAGATGAAATGCAGGCCATTATTAATATGAAG gCCCACGGCCACACTGCCCTCCACATGGCAGCTGGTCTGCATGGCAGCCCCTACCAGGAGGAGCTGATCCGCCTCCTGCTGCAACATGGCGCCGACCCCAGCACCCGCAACCTGGAGAACGACCAGCCAGCGCACCTGCTGCAGAGCGGAGACACTGGCGATAAG CTTAAGCTCATTCTGAAGAGAAGGGGCACTTCCTCTAGACGCCGCATCACTTCCTTACAGGACCAAGACTGA